CCGTGCCGCCCCTGCTTCTGGCCGTGGGTATCGACTTCGGCATCCACACCATCAACCGCTACCGCGAGGAGCGCGTCACCGGCGCCACCATCGACGCGGCGATCCGCCGGGCGCTCGGCCAGTTGCTCGTCGCCTTCTTCATCGTCACGGGGACGACGGTCATCGGCTTCGCCGCCAACCTGACCAGCACGCTCGCCCCGATCCGGCAGTTCGGGATCGTCGCCGCCGTCGGCATCGCCGTCACCTTCCTCGTGTTCGGCTTCTTCCTCCCGGCCGCGAAAGTCGCCGGCGACCGGTTCCGCGACGCCCGCGACCTCCCCGCGTTCGGCCAGCAACCCCTCGGCCGCGAGGGGTCGCGACTCGCCAGGGCCCTCACGAGCGGGGTCGCGGTCGCCCGGCGCACCCCCGTCCTCTTCCTCTTGCTCGTCCTGGCGATTTCGGGCGGCTCGGCGGTTTACGCGACCGGCGTCGACACGTCCTTCTCCGAAGAGGACTTCCTGCCCCCGGCGGAGACGCCGGCCACCCTCGAGCGCCTGCCCGAACCGTTCGCACCGGGGGAATATACCGTCACTCGCGATATCGAATTCCTCGAGGACAACTTCGAGGCCAGCCAGGGTGACACGGTGACGATCTACATCGAGGGGGAACTGACGCGGGATTCGACCCTGCAGTCGTTCCAGCGGGCCCGTGAACGCCCGCCCGGGTCGTTCGTCTCGACGAACCGGCGCGCCGAGACGACCAGCATCGTGACCGTGATCCGCGACTACGCCAACGAGTCCGCCGAGTTCCGGGCGCTCGTCGACCGCAACGACGTCGACGCCGACGGCGTCCCGGAGGACGACCTGGAACAGGTGTACGACGCACTCCTCGCCTCGCCCCAGCGCGACCGCGCGTTGCAGTACCTGACGGAGAACCGTCGGGCCGCCCGCGTCGAGTACGAGACGGAGGCCACGGCGTCCCAGGAGGCGGTCACGACCGACGCACGCGAGGTGGCCGACCGCTACCGGGCCGACGCCACCGCCACCGGGCAGGTGGTCGTCTTCCAGTCCATCTCCGCGCTGATCCTGGAGTCGGCGGTCACGAGCCTCGTCGCCGCGCTCGCGCTGGTCGCGGTCTTCCTCGTGATCGCCTACGCGGTCCTCGAGGACGCGCCCGTGCTCGGCCTGGTCAACCTCGTCCCGATCGCCGTCTCGGTCGCGCTGCTGGCCGGTACCCTCCGGCTACTGGGCCTCTCGTTCAACGCCTTCACCGCCACGATCCTCTCGATCACCATCGGCCTCGGCATCGACTACTCCGCGCACGTCGTCCACCGGTTCGCCGACGAGTACGAGGACGGCGACCCCTTCGCCGCGCTCGACCGCACGGTGGCCGGCACCGGCGGCGCGCTCACCGGCAGCATGCTCACCACCACCACCGGCGTCGGCGTCCTCGTGTTCGCGCTCACGCCCGTCCTCGGCCAGTTCGGGTTGCTGACCGCACTCAGCATCCTCTACTCCTACGTCGCCGCCCTGGCGGTCACGCCATCGGCCGTGGTCCTGTGGGCACGCTACGTGGACTGAGCGCCCCCGAGGCAGTCCGCGACCGCTTCGCAACCACGTCGGTACCAGGGCGCTGCGACGGGAAACCAGCCCGGAAATATCCATTTCCGGTCCGACGGTGTACTATTGGTCCCTACAGCGGTGGTCCGCTCGGGGGGAGGACCGCTCGCGGACCGTGGGGAGATCTCATGAACTCGGACGACACAGACGACCGCGACAGTACCGTGGACGCCTCGGAACGGAACAACGGGACCGACCGGGTTCGGACCGACGAGTCGTCGGCCGAGCGCTCCGAGCGCTCGCTCGCCAGCAACCGGACCACCGTCATCGTCGCCGGGGCGCTCCTCGCCGCGCTCGGGATCCTGGCCATCCTCGCACCCCAGTTGACGGGGATCACCCTGTCGCTCGTGCTCGGGGCGCTACTCGTGATCAGCTCGCTCGCCCACGTCGCCGCGGCGTTCTCGGCCAAGGGGTGGCACGGGTCCGTCTTCGGCGTCGTCCTGGCCGCCCTCTACGGCGTCGCCGGGATCGCGTTGCTCGCCAACCCGGTCCTCGGCCTGGCCGCGCTGACCCTGCTACTGGGCGTCTACTTCCTCGCCGACGGCCTCGTCCAGCTGGTGATGGGCCTGCGGGTCAGGACCAACGACAACTGGGGCTGGCTCCTGATCTCGGGGGTCGTCTCCGTCTTTCTCTCCTCGCTGATCCTGCTCGGCTTCCCCTCCTCGGCCGCCTGGGCGGTGGGCCTGCTGTTCGGCGTCAATCTGCTCACCTCCGGCGTCGCGCTGGCGATGCTCGGGACCGCCGCCAGGGCCGGCCGGGAGACCGGGGCGGGCCAGCGCGTCGGCGAGTCGCGCACCGGCTCCTCCTGACCCACTCCGTCGCGATCTGCCGACGGCGCCGCCTCCCTCACCGCACGTCAGAACTCGACGCGCGGGAGAGCAGGTAGACGGCCACCGCGCCGAAACAGAGATCCAGGGCCGCGAGCACGGCCACCGCGGGGACGACCGTGTCCAGCGCGCCGCCGAAGGCCGTCGTCTCGATCACGACCATCACGTCGGCGTCGAGCACGATCGCCCGCGCGGCGTCGACGCCGTAGGTGACGGGGTTGAGCCGCGCGAAGGTCTGGATCCAGCCCGGGAGGACCGCCAGGGGGAGGAAGGCACTCGACAGGAAGAGCAGCGGGAACTGCAACAGGTTCGCGCCGATGATCGTCGACTCCTGATCACGGGTGAGCACCGCCAGCGCGTTCGAGAAGGAGACGAACCACAGCGAGAAGAGCATCCCGACGGCGACGACGCCGAGCCCGCCGACGACGCCGGTCGCGATCTCCGCGCCGAGGGCGACGCCGAGGACGAGGATGATCGAGATCTGGACGGCGATGCGGAACAGTTCGGCGGCGGTCTTCCCGAGGAACACCGCCGTCCGGTTCATCGGCGAGACGAGCACCTTCTCGAACATGCCGTTCTCGATGTCGTTGACGAGGCCGATGCCGGAGGTGACCGCGGCGGCCAGCGCCACCTGGATGGCGATGGCCGGCACGAGGAAGGTCTCGTAGCCCACGCCCGGCGCGCCACGGGAGACGGCTTCGCCGGCGACGGTGCCGAACACCTCCGTGAACAGGACGAGGAAGATGATCGGCTGGACGAGCGAGACGACGAGCACGAACGGGTTCCGGACGGCCTTCAGGTTCCAGCGCTTGAAGTTGACCCAGACGTCCCCCGCGAAGGAGTTGGCCGACCGGTCCACGGGCCGCGATGTGGTCACGTCGGCGTCGGGCGAACTCATCGGTCACCCGCCTCCGTCGACGCGTCGGCGCCCGTCGGCGTGGCGCTCGCCTGCCCGTCGGACCCGCCGTCCCCGCCGCTATCGACCCGATCGCCGGTGATCGCGAGGAAGACGTCGTCGAGCGTGGGCGCGCGCACGTTGAACCCGGTCACCGTCAGCCCCTCGTCGCGCAGCCTCACGAGGAGGTCGGTCCCGTGCTGGCGCGCAGTCCCGGCCGTGACGGAGATGCCCTCGTCGGTCGTCTCGACCGTGGCGGCGTCGAAGCCCTCGAACGACCGGGCGACGGCGGCGGCGCGTTCACGGGCGGACGGTCCGCCGTCGACGTCGACGTCGAGCACGTCGCCGCCGACGCGGCGCTTGAGGTCCGCCGGCGACCCGTCGGCGACGATCTCGCCGTCGTTGATGACCGCCAGCCGGTCGCAGAGCTGGTCGGCCTCCTCGAGGTACTGGGTCGTGAGGAAGATGGTCGTCCCCCGATCGTTGATGGCCCGGAAGTACTCCCAGAGCCGGTTGCGGGCGCTGGGGTCGAGGCCGGTCGTCGGCTCGTCCAGGAAGACCAGCGGCGGTTCGTGGACCAGGGCCGTCGCCGCGTCGAGGCGCTTTTTCATCCCGCCGGAGAACTCGTCGGCGCGCTTGTCGGCTTCCGGGACCAGGTCGACCAGGTCGAGCAGCTCGTCGATTCGTTCGCCTCGCTCGCCGCGGGGGACGCCGTAGGCCTCGCAGGCGAAGGCGACGTTCTCCCGGGCGGTGAGCTCCGGGTCGATGCTCGTCTCCTGTGCCATGTACCCGATCGACTCCCGGATCTTTCGGGACTCGGACCGCACGTCGAAGCCGTTGACCCGCACGTCGCCACCGGTCGGGGACAGCAGCGTGGCGAACACCTTGATCGCGGTGGTCTTGCCGGCGCCGTTCGGGCCGAGGAAGCCGAAGAACTCCCCGGAGGGGACCGACAGCGACACGTCCGCGACCGCGACGGTCCCGTCCCCGTAGACCAGCCTGAGTCCATCGGCGTCGATGGCGAGCTCCCGTTCGGAGTCGCTCCCCCGCCCCGCCGCTCCATCACCCGCCGAGTTGACCATGTGACCCGTTTCGGTCCCGCGTATAAATTCTCGGCGTCGCATCGGTCGGTCCTTCGGCCTGCCGCGACACGGTGTGGCGAACTCCGGGGAACACTTATGTTAGTTTGGAGAGGAGTCGACGGCGTGAAACCACCGAGAGCCGTCGCCGCGAGCGCGGCCTTCGCGCTCTGTGCGGGCGTCGCCGTCTGGCCGCCCGTCGACTCGCTGCTGTACTGGCAGTGGCTGCCCGGGGCGGCCGCGCTCGGGGATCTGGTCGTCGCCCCCGTCTCCATCCTGGCGCTCTGCCTGGGGATCGGCTTCGGTGCGGTGACAGGGGTCGAACCCCGCTACTTCTTCGTCGGTGGCCTGACCGCCTACCTTTTGGGCAACGCCGTGCTCGCGCTCGCGGTGGCTCCCGACAGCCCGGTCCACCTCCTGCTGTACGCGTATCTGCTCTCGGTGCTGACGGCCGGGGTCACCATCGGTGCAGTCGCGTGGGACCCGGATCTCGGACGCTACCGTGCGATGGGGCGGTGAGTCACGCTTCTTCTTCGTCGTCCACGACGTGGTGCGGGCCGAGCGGGCCGTGTTCGGGACAGGCGCCGACGATCGGCGTCGCGTTCAGACAGCAGGCCCGTCGACCGGTGGCGATCAGGCCGGTCGTCACCTCGGCCCCGCAGCGCCGACAGTGAGGCGTCGTTTCGCCCACGCTCACCAGGCCTCGCGGAGGACGCCCTCGATCTCCTCGACCGTCGGGTCCAGTTCGTTCGGCACGTAGGCCATGAGGCCGTCGTCCATCACGTACGCCGCCACGTTGGGGAGGTCCGACTGGGCGATGCCGTCCAGTTCGCGGAGCGTCGACGGCAGTCCGAGGTCGTCGCGGATCTCGGCCACCCGATCGACGACGGCCTCGGCCAGTTCCGCGTCGCTCTTCCCCTCGGTGTCGACGCCGAGGCCGTCGGCCAGCAGACGACGCCGGCCGTCGACCCGCTCGAAGAGGTAGGAGAGCGCGTGCGGCGCGACGACGGCGTGGGCGACCCCCTGCTGGATCGGGTAGCCGGCGGTCAGGCCGTGGCCGAAGGCGTGGATCAGCGAGAGCGTCATCCCGTCGGGGCGGGAGGCGCCGTACTGGGCGAGGACGATCCCCGGCACGACCGTCTCCAGCGCCGCCTCGGTGTCGGCGCGGAGGTCGGGGAGGCCGTCGGCGAGCAGTTCGAGCGCGCGCTTGCCCGTCGCGTCCGTGACGGCCGTCCGCGTGTTCGCGTACATGGCCTCGACGGCCTTGTCGAACCCGTTCATGGCCGACCCGGCGAGCACGTTCGTGGGCGTCGTCGCGAACAGTGCGGGGTCGTACAGCAGTGCGGCCGGCATCAGCGGCTGGCCGAACAGGCCGCCGCCGACCGGTTCGTCGACCAGCCCGGAGGCGGGCGTGGCGGTGATGCCGGCGGCGATGGAGAGGTCCGCGCCGGCCAGCGTCGTCGGGACCGCCACGATCGGTGGCACGTCCTCGGGGACGGCGATCGAGCCCGTCTCGGCGAGTTCCGCGGCGAGTGCTTCGGCGGACTCCTCGCGTCCGGCGAGCACCGCGATGGCTTTGGCCACGTCGAGGCTGCTCCCGCCGCCGAGGCTCACGAGGACGTCCGCGCCGACGTCGCGCATCGCCTCCAGTCCGGCGACGGCCGCGCCGAGGCGCTTGTCGGGCGTCGTGCCGGCGAACGTGCCGGCGTGGTACTTCCCGAGGCCGTCCTCGACGGGGTCGACGACCGCGGGCGTGTCGCCGACGGTCTTCCCGCAGACGACGAGCGCCCGGTCGGCGCCGATCCCCGACAGTTCCTCGCTCAGTGCGTCCACGCAGCCCTGCCCGTATCGGATCGGGCCGTGCTCGTACGCGAACCGGAATCCCGCGTCGACAGTCTCGTCCATACCCGGCGTAGCGGCGCCGCTGCAATAGGTGTGGTCCCGCCGGCCGTGTCGCGACGCTCACTCCTCTTCGTCGTCGCCGATCGCGCCCCACTCGAGGGAGGTCGCGACCGCCTCGCGATCTTGCTCCTCGAGGCCGGCGCTGAGGATGAACGGGCCCGCGGCGACGGTCCGCAGGGTGACGGTCGTCGCGCGGAGGACGTACGCCGTCAGGACGATGTACGGCGCGAGGGCGACGGTGTAGGCGACGGCGACGAACACGAGCAACGGCGAGAGCGTCAACAGGGTCACGTCGGGAACCAGTTCGGTGTCGAGCGACAGGATGACGTACGAGATGACGACGATCGAGGGCAGCGAGACGTAGAGGAGGCGGCTCGACAGCCGCGCGAGCTCCTGTTTGTAGTAGATCGACTTGAAGTACTCGCGGCCGGTCGCGAGGAACTTCAGCGTCTGGACGAGGTCGTCGATCACCGCCCGCTGTTCGTCGGTCAGTTCGTCGCCGTAGGTCTGGTCGACGATACGCAGGGCCCGCAACTGTTCGGAGTGGTCGTATCGCAGACCGACCAGGAGGACGCCGAAGGTGCCGCTCCGGGTATCGGCGAGCGTGGCTCGGGCCTGCCCGACCTGCACGAGGACGTCGGTGACGAACGGCTCGATGTCGGCCTGGAAGTCGGCGTCGCCCTCCTCGGTGGCGAGTTCCTGCAGTCGCTGGGTTCGCGTGTAGATGACGTGCAGGATGACGCGCAGGAACTCGGCGGGACGCGCCGGCGTGACGTCCTCGGCGACCAGGTCCCCGAGCCGCTGGCGGTAGTCGATGGAGGCGTCCAGGCGCCGTTGCTGGGTCTCGATGTCGGTGATCTCCTCGGAGAGCACGACGGAGTTGATCGAGACGACGACCGAGACGAGCAGGATGGTGCCGCTGAGAAGCGTGTTGAACAGGTCCTGGGTCGTGTTCGTCTCCGTGAGCAGACTGTGGACGTCGAAGGGGCGCAACAGCGAGAGGCCGAGCAGGGTGCCCAACACCAGCAGGAGGAGCGCCGCCGTGACGACCATCCGCCTGCCCGTCAGCAGGAACCAGCGGGTGAGCTGCCCCTCGTCGGTCTGGTGGCTGGCGATCACTCGCCGGTCGATTCGCCCAGGTCGATCATCGTCTCCGTTGTCACCCATTGGGCGGTCCTCTCGGCCGGCCGTCTCGGTCGCCGACGCCGGTGCGGGAACCCCGAGCTAGAGGCCCGAGAAGCTTAGTTAGAGAGGGGTTGTTACTGCTTCGGGCGTCGTTCGGGGGGCGACCGCCGACGCCTGCTCGGCGGGCCGAGGGTAATCCGGGCTTATCGCGGCCGTCCCATCCGCTCAGACGAGGGCTGCGACCATTCCGGAGAGCGCTTCGAGTTCGTCCTCGTTGACGCCGTGCCCCATCCCTTCGTAGATGCGTGTGGTGACGTCGCCGTCGAGCGCGTCGAGGACTTCGGCCGTCTCGTGGACGCGCTCCTCGGGGATGTGCGGGTCGACGTCGCTACAGCCGAGGAAGACTGGCATGCCTGCGAGGTCGCCCTCGACGTCGAGGTACGCCGCCTCGTCGACTGTGTCGCCGATGAGGCCGCCCGAGAGGACGGCCAGCCCGCCGTAGCGGCGGGGGTTGCGCGCGACGTACTCGCTGGCGAGACAGCCGCCCTGGGAGAACCCGACCAGGAGGATCTTCTCGGCCGGGATCCCGGCGTCGATCGCCGTCTCCACCGCGTCGCCCACCGCCCGGAGCCCGGAACTGCGACCCGGTTCGTTGCGCTCGACTGGCTCTAAGAAGGAGTTCGGGTACCAGGTGCTGCGGGCGGCCTGGGGAGCCAGCAGTGCGACGCCGTCGCGGTGGACCTCCCGGCCCATGCCGAGGATGCTGCGCGCGCTCGCCCCGCGGCCGTGGACGAGGACGACGGCCGCATCGGCCGCGTCGAGGTCGGTGCCGTCCGTGACCAGCGGCTGGTCCTGGTGCGGGCCCGTCATCGTTCGGCCTCCGAGACGGGACTCGCGTCGATCCCGGGCAACTGCGATTCGATCACGTCGCGGTCCGATTCGAGCCACGGCGGGAGTTGCAGGTCGCTGCCCAGTTCGGCGACCGACTCGTCGCGGGTGAAGCCCGGTTCGTCCGTCGCGATCTCGAACAGGACGCCACCGGCCTCGCGGAAGTAGACCGACTCGAAGTACTGCCGGTCCTTCCGCGCGGTGACGCGCTGGCCGGCGTCGAGGAGCGAGTCGCGCCACTCGCCCTGCGTCTCCGCGTCGGGGGCGCGGACGGCGACGTGGTGGACGGTCCCGGCGCCCTGCTGACCGCGTTTGGCGTCAGGACGGTCGAGTACGTCGACGACCGTCGCGCGGTCCCCGCCGGACTCGTAGCGGGTCCGTTCGCCCGCCGTCGCGGTGCGTTCGTATCCCAGCGTCTCCAGGAGATCGCCGGTGGCCTCGGGCTCCATCGAGTCGAGCGACACGCCGTGGAACCCGCGGATCGCGTATGCCTCGGGGATCGGCCCGTCGGTCCAGGGTTCGACGTCGCTCTCGGCGGTGACGAGTTCGAGCGGCTGGCCGTCGGGATCTCGGACGGGCAGGACGGTCTCGCCGAACCGCTCTCGCGGGTCGTCGACCGCCAGTCCCTCGTCGTCGAGGCGGTCGCGCCAGAACTCGATCGAGCCCTCGGGGACGACGAAAGCAGTGGCGCTGGCCTGGCCGCGACCGACGCGGCCGGGTCGGCCTTCGCCGAAGGGGAAGAAGGTGAGGATCGTTCCGGGGGTACCGACCTCGTCGCCGAAGTAGAGATGGTAGGTCCCCGGGTCGTCGAAGTTGACGGTGCGCTTCACGAGACGCAGGCCGAGCACGTCGGTGTAGCAGTCGACGGTCGCCTGGGGATCGCTCGAGATGGCCGTGACGTGGTGGATTCCGGGTGTCTGAATCTGCATGCGGGTGTTGAGAATCACTAGGGCACCCGGACGTATAGGCGCTCTCTGGCCGTGGTGATATCAGGTGACGTCGGTGTTACCGGGGGCGGCGGGAGCTTTTTGCCGGCCACTCTCCAACGTCGGGCCGGAATGTTACTGGCGGGAACGGTCGTCGCCGACGCGGAGACCGTCGTCGAGGACGGGGCTGTCGTGATCGCGGACGACCGCATCGCGGCCGTCGGTCCCGAGACCGAACTCCGCGAGCGCTACCCCGACCACGAGCGACGCGAGTACGACCTGCTCGCGCCCGGACTCGTCGGCGGCCACGTCCACTCCGTCCAGTCGCTCGGCCGGGGCATCGCCGACGACACGTCCCTGCTCGAGTGGCTCACCGACCACGTCCTGCCCATGGAGGCCGCGCTCGACGCCGAGGGGATGGCCCTCGCCGCCGAACTGGGCTACCTCGAGTGCATCGAGTCGGGGACGACGACGGTGATCGATCACCTGTCGGTCCACCACGCCGACGCGGCGTTCGGGGCGGCCGCCGACCTCGGTATCCGCGCCCGGATGGGGAAGGTGCTGATGGACCGGGATGCCCCGCCGGGACTGGCCGAATCGGCCGACGAAGCGCTCGCCGAGAGCGAGCGACTGATCGAGCGGTACCACGACGCCTGCGACGGCCGGATCCGCTACGCCGTCACACCCCGGTTCGCGATCAGTTGCACCGAGGAGTGCCTCCGGGGCGCGCGAGCTCTCGTCGATTCCCACGAGGGCGTCCGGCTACACACGCACGCCAGCGAGAACCGCGAGGAGATCGAGCGGATCGAGGCCGAGACCGGCATGCGAAACGTCGAGTGGCTCCACGAGGTGGGGCTGACGGGTGAGGACGTGGTGCTCGCCCACTGCGTCTGGACCGACGAGCGCGAGCGCGAGATACTCGCCGAGACCGGGACCTGTGTGACGCACTGCCCGTCCGCGAACATGAAACTCGCCTCCGGGGTCGCCCCGGTCGCGGACTACCTCGACCGCGGGATCACCGTCGCGCTGGGCAACGACGGGCCGCCCTGCAACAACACGCTCGACCCGTTCACGGAGATGCGTCAGGCCAGCCTCCTGGGGAAGGTCGACGCCCTCGACCCGACGACGCTGCCCGCTTCGACCGTGTTCGAGATGGCGACCGCGAACGGTGCGGCCGCCGCCGGGTTCGACCGCCTCGGCGAGTTGCGGGAGGGGTGGCGGGCCGACGTGATCGGGTTGCGGACCGATCGGATGCGCGCGACGCCGATCCACGACGTCCACTCGCACCTGGTCTACGCCGCGCACGGCGACGACGTGGCGTTCGCGATGGTCGACGGGGAGGTGCTGTACGAGGACGGCGAGCACGTCGGCGTCGACGCGGCGGCGGTCAGGCGGCGGGCCCGCGAGTACGACTGGCGGGACTGAGAAGCCGGCTCCGATCGAGGGTTACCGCAGGGTTCATACCGCTCTGCGACCAATTACCACGCGTCTGGAAGGGTGGCTCAGTGGTAGAGCACCGACGGCTGGCAATGCCAGAACGCTGGCCTCGGGTACCCGCTAAGGGCTTCGCGTGGTTCGAATCCCGCCCCTTCCGTAGAGCGGTTCGTCCGACGAGGCGACGTGTCGCCGAGTCACTACCGAACCGCTCGAGGATGCCGGGATTCGAGCAGACGAGTCGCAGCGCGCGGAGCGAACGGAGTGAGCGAGCACGAACGTCTCGGCGTGTTCGAATCCCGCCCCTTCTGCCGACCGGACTTTCTTCGCGAGGCGTCGTGGCGCCGAACAGATCGGCCGCGATTGCCAAGGCGAAGAGAGTCGAAGGCACACCTGCACCAGCGGACGGCGGACGGGCAAGAACCGCTTTTCGGGTGCTCGTGGACGAACGGATGGGATCGAACAGTGTTCTATCACGACGACCGACTCCAGTACGAGGTCGAGGTCGAGGAACCGGATCCGGTGTTCGGAAAACTGCTGCAGGAAGCCATCGGCGGCGTCGAGGGGGAGATGCGCGTCGCGCTACAGTACCTGTTCCAGGCGTGGTCGGTGCCGGACGAGTACGAGCAGTATCGCGAGGTGTTGCTCGACACCGCAGCGGAGGAACTGGGCCACATCGAGATCCTGGCGACGGCGGTCAAGAAGAACCTCCGGGACGCGCCGGCGTCGCTCGACGAGGACGTGGAGACGCTGGCGCACATGCAACCGCGACAGCTCCTGAGCGGGGGGATGAATCCGATCGCCGGCGACGCCAACGGCGTGCCGTTCAGCGGCTCCTGGGTCGTCGCCAGCGGGAACCTCGCGTCGGACATGTACGCGAACATCATGGCCGAGTCGACGGGGCGGCTGCTGGCGACGCGGCTCTATCACGCCACCGACGACCCCGGCATGAAAGACATGCTGGCGTATCTCGTGGCCCGTGACACCATGCACCAGAACCAGTGGATCTCGCTGCTGAAGACCCTGGGTGACCCCGAGGAGGTGTTCGACGTCCACCCGATTCCGGACAGCTTCCCCGACGAGATTGAGAACCAGGAGTTCAACTACGCGTTCATGTCGACGAACGTGGAGCCACAGGAGAACCCCGACCAGGCGTGGACGAGCGGCGAGTCGATCGACGGGGAGGGCGAGTACTCCTACCTCAACGAGCGCGACATCGATGCACCGCCGATGAGCGTCGGCAAACCGAGCGCCGAGGTGTTCAACGACCCCGCACCCCGGGACGAGGACTGAGCGGGACCTCGCCCGTCCGGTTCCGCACACCGGACTCGGAGAAGGGGATGGCTGCTGACCGCGGGTAACCGGCGGAGGGGACGGAAGGTGTCGCCTACGGGAGCGAACGGCCGGTAGGGCTTAGTGGGAGCCAGCGGCAGGGTCGCACATGCAGGCTGTGATTCTCGCTGCCGGAGAGGGGACGCGGATGCGTCCGCTGACGGAGTCGTTGCCGAAACCGATGCTGCCGGTCGCGGACCGGCCGCTCGCGGCCCACACCGTCGACGCCGCGGTCGCCGCCGGCGTCGACGAACTGATCTTCGTGGTGGGCTACGAGCAAGCGGTCGTCCGGGACCACTTCGGCGACAGCTACCGCGGGGTCCCCGTCTCCTACGCCGTCCAGGAGGAACAACTGGGAACGGCCCACGCCGTGCAGGCCGCCGAGGACCACCTCGACGGGGAGTTCGCGGTCCTGAACGGCGACGACCTCTACGACCCGGCGGCGCTCTCGGACCTGTTCTCCGGCGGCCCGGCCGTCGGCACCTACGAGGTCTCGGATCCGACGCCCTACGGCGTGTTCGCCGTCGAGGACGGCACCGTCACCGGCATCGTCGAGA
Above is a genomic segment from Halorientalis sp. LT38 containing:
- a CDS encoding manganese catalase family protein produces the protein MFYHDDRLQYEVEVEEPDPVFGKLLQEAIGGVEGEMRVALQYLFQAWSVPDEYEQYREVLLDTAAEELGHIEILATAVKKNLRDAPASLDEDVETLAHMQPRQLLSGGMNPIAGDANGVPFSGSWVVASGNLASDMYANIMAESTGRLLATRLYHATDDPGMKDMLAYLVARDTMHQNQWISLLKTLGDPEEVFDVHPIPDSFPDEIENQEFNYAFMSTNVEPQENPDQAWTSGESIDGEGEYSYLNERDIDAPPMSVGKPSAEVFNDPAPRDED